The genomic segment agattggagtgaaaaagatgaaaaagaaagggttgagaggaatgagagaggtgagtaagggtttggggtttcttttttttttttttagttttgagaatgaaaattattaaaatacccttaaccttaaaacttagaatccatgatatataaggatatttttgtccactaaaactcggtacacattgctaaaacgtaccaactgaaaaacaggcgtacgcgcgttagcaaacccctatatatatatattataaacttagatttcaattacaaactcataaatataactcgaattcttctatctctttcttcatcggcactgaatcagacgacattccttcatctgctccgtAAAACGAATTATACCATCatcgcacaaacacaaacacaaacacaagcacaaacacaaacaagtagggtgagctaacatgcaacaaatcatttataaaatatgcataattactttgatacactcaacaaacatctaattatgtcagacaccctcataccatcatataacaatcgcaccatagatactcatcccatcataccacaattcctaatagacactcatcccacagtacccaataaacactcatcccacaatactcaatagacactcattccacaataccctatagacattcattccacaatacccaatagacactcattcggatgatacgttgatgagcggtcacgggaggttatgcacttgtgatgacttctacttcttcttacaaatacacttccaaaatactccataccatccacaaggttagtcctcaacactatgtcaaaaaccggcacatagatcAGGACCTCCCGCCcctctccccataatactcatatcctgttcagatgcataaattcaaatccaatataataaaatacaatcatcacagaaatcatacaaaatgaatatatcataaagtaaattaacaatactccaggaaagagaggtgtgtcaccatggacaacttaagtaccaagtctttccttagccaaagtgttcctcaactagtttttaataaatttcttatttagagattcaaaacaacaacatataatattaacacagaaataaaaaatactaaatcataatataaaagcttagaaatgttagctcccctacctctatttcaaattttatttctttgaacCCATGTCCCAAGTGTTACAAGATATTTACCATTTGAGCTactgtaaatttttgtttaacttatcacgttttatttatataagcttattaattatattttctattcacaaagaaatttattactattagtaataaaattgttactattaagtaAATGTTTTTCATGgatattataaaatgaatatatattattggtCATCTTGATTTGAGAATTACAGTGTCCaaaatctattaaattaaaaaaaatatgtaaaaaatcaTTAGTCATAGTGTATgatattttacttaaaatattgattttctgaaaattaataagttaattaaatgattaaataatctgtttttcaaaaatcatataaatataatacaacTTTGTTTTCTGTACATGTGGGAAACAGTTAGAAACGAAAGTACGGAACTTTAGTTGTAGTGTTGGAATTGAAGGTCAACAGGCAAGCCAAGGCGCACTTTTCTGACTGGCTCCCGCGTCACCATAACGACAACTTTATCTTCTCCTCGCAGATCTCAATGtcctctttctttcattttcatttcttcaaCTTCCAAATCATGGTTATCGTGTTCCTAATGTAAACCACCACTCCTCTTTCTTCTCGCTAAGTCTTTTCCATACTTGCTTGGCTTAGCGGGAacattttttcatttcattcattATTACCATTCCCTTTCATTTCATTCCCTCGCTTTGAGCCTTTTCCATTCACCAATCCCACTTTACCACATTTCTTTTCACCCCCTTTTCTGTATCCAATCTGATCCGTGTTCTGCTTCTGGAGAATCCTCCCCCCTGGAATCGAAGATTTCATTCAGAACCTTTCCTACTCGATTATATGAGTTAAAGTTGTGTTCCTTTGCTTGTTTTTATTCAACATCACTGATGGAATCATCCACAAATCGAATGTGCAGTTGTGATGTATGATCTTTCTGCTTACACGTGCCCTTTTGTTGATTTCACTCTTTGACTGATTCCTTGATAATTTTATCCATTTATGCACTTCTTGGGAGTTTTATGCAAAGTCAATTCCTTTATACGTTTTTCTTAGATTGTAAAAACGTTGCCTTTCAGATTTTACTTTTTGATGGTATCTTAAAAGGGCCAGCTTGTACCGTCTAAACTCTTTTAGAGCGCATGATCTCTTAAGGGTTTTGGCTTTtgagaacaaaaatatttactttcatCTTTTTGGTCTAAGGATGGATCATATAAGTAACGATGCTAGGGTTGACCCTTTCGCGATTGGCCCTTCTAGCATTCTTGGCAGGACTATTGCTTTCAGGGTTCTCTTCTGCAAGTCTATGTTAAAATTGAGGCATCAGATACTTTTTGTGTTGTTGGATATCTTCTACGGTTTTAGGAGATTTTGGGGACCCATTGTGTCATGGTTGCACCCAAGAAATCCACAGGGGATATTGGCAATGATGACAATACTTGCTTTCTTGTTGAAACGGTACGCCAAAGTGAAGGTGAGAGCTGAAATGGTATATAGGCGGAAATTTTGGAGAAATATGATGAGATCTGCATTGACCTATGAGGAGTGGGCTCATGCAGCCAAAATGCTTGATAGAGAGACACCAAAGATGAATGAATCAGACCTTTATGATGTGGAGCTGGTGAGTAACAAGCTTGAAGAGCTGCGCCATCGCAGGCAAGAGGGGTCTCTTAGggatataatattttgtatgcGTGCAGATCTTGTTAGAAATCTTGGTAATATGTGTAACCCTGAAGTCCACAAAGGTAGGCTTCAGATGCCAAGACTTATCAAGGAGTATATTGATGAGGTAACAACTCAGTTGAGAATGGTGTGCAACTCTGATTCGGAGGAGCTTGCATTAGAAGAAAAGCTTTCTTTCATGCATGAAACTAGACATGCATTTGGGAGGACTGCTTTGTTGCTAAGTGGGGGTGCTTCCCTTGGAGCTTTTCATGTTGGAGTGGTTAAAACACTGGTAGAACACAAACTTATGCCGAGGATAATTGCTGGTTCAAGTGTAGGATCCATTGTGTGCTCCATTGTTGCCACAAGGTCTTGGCCCGAGCTTCAAAGTTTTTTCGAGGATTCACTGCAGTCATTACAGTTTTTTGACCAATTAGGTGGAATTTTTACAGTTGTGAAGAGGGTTGCAACATACGGTGCAGTTCATGAGATCAGACAATTGCAAGTGATGCTGAGGAATCTAACAAGCAATCTTACATTTCAAGAAGCATATGATATGACGGGTCGAATTCTTGGGATTACAGTTTGTTCCCCAAGAAAGCATGAACCACCTAGATGTCTTAATTACTTGACTTCACCTCACGTTGTTATATGGAGTGCAGTCACTGCTTCTTGTGCCTTTCCTGGCCTTTTCGAGGCTCAGGAATTGATGGCAAAGGATAGAAGTGGAGAGATTGTTCCTTACCATCCTCCATTTAATTTGGGTCCTGAAAAGGGTTCTACTCCAGTGCGCCGTTGGAGGGATGGTAGCTTGGAGATTGATTTACCTATGATGCAGTTGAAAGAGCTGTTCAACGTCAACCATTTTATAGTTAGTCAGGCCAATCCCCATATTGCACCATTATTGAGATTGAAAGAGTTTATACGAGCTTATGGAGGTAATTTTGCAGCAAAGGTATGTTCATGGGCTCGGACCTCTATGAATGATGATACATACATGTTCATGTGTtggtttattttgtttgttaacTGAACTTTTCACTTCTACATTTTCCATTAACTCGGTCTCTGTTCCTTActgaaatataaaaacttagaTAAAACATTATGACATCAGTTGATTGTTATAACTAATCCAATGTGGTTTTCAACTCTGTAGCTTGCTCATCTAGTAGAGATGGAAGTGAAACATAGATGTAATCAAGTACTGGAACTTGGCTTTCCATTGGGTGGGCTTGCCAAACTATTTGCTCAAGACTGGGAGGGTGATGTAACAGTTGTTATGCCTGCAACTCTTTCTCAGGTATGTGCTCAAGAACAATTAAATACACAACATCAAGGATTACTAAGTGATTcagaaatttgtttataaataatttaatagagATCGTTAGAGATCTCATTGATTAGAGgtgattttataatatataaatgagccTGATTTCgtaagattgagttagacttaaaatctattttttaacaaaGATTGATTCATTTGAATAGTGATTAActtgtgtatgtttttttttttctatcatccTGCTCCAGTACTTAAAGATCATACAGAACCCTTCTTATGTGGATCTTCAGAAGGCAACCAACCAAGGGAGAAGAGGCACTTGGGAGAAGCTTTCTGCCATAAAAGCAAACTGTGGAATTGAGCTTGCTCTTGATGAGTCTGTTGCAATTCTCAATCATACAAGACGTCTGAAAAGAAGCGCTGAGAGAGCTGCTGCTGCTTCTCATGGTCTCCCCACCATAGTCAAATTCAGTGGTTCAAGAAGAATTCCCTCGTGGAATGTCCTTGCTCGAGAGAATTCTACAGGGTCCCTAGAAGACCTTCATGCAGATGCTGCTTCCTCATTGCATCAAGGTGTTATCAGTCCCAGAGGAGCCACTGGTAAAAACTGGAAGTCCCATCGTAGCAATCATGAGGCAAGTGACAGTGAATCTGAAAGTGCTGACTTGAATTCTTGGACCAGATCCGGTGGGCCTTTGATGAGAACTACATCATCTGATATGTTCATTGATTTTGTCCAAAACTTAGAAGTTGACACTGAACTTAACAGAAGCAAGGTGACTCTTATCAGCCCTCGTGATTTTCAGCATCACAGTTCAAGGCACACAACTCCTGATAAGTGCTCCGAGAGCACAGAATATGATCAGAAAGAAAATGGCAACAGGGTTGTCATGAATGGATCCAACATATTGGTAACTGAAGGTGATCTTCTGCAGCCTGGAACGATCCATAATGGGATTGTGTTCAATGTTGTCAAGAAAGAAGGCTTGACACCTTCAAGCTGGAATCAGGATAATAATACTTGTAACAGTGAAGTTGTTGAATGTGTACAGATTGACTTTCCAGGGAAGGAGATGGATGCTTCTAGTTCAGCTTCTGAAAATGGTGATGAGGAATCCACAATGTCCAGGTCTTTAACTGAAAAACTAGATTATAATTCTACAGGTATGGATCAGAGTATTGCTGACAGTTAACTCCAAAGTATTGTTCATATTGATGATAGTATCAGTATATCATTTAGGGTATGTTTGGACAAACTTCTCCACAATTcctgaaaggaaaaaaaagttgaGAGTCTCTATTGTTTTATGAATTGGAATGTAGCCCAAAATGTGGGATGCTCATGAATGCAAGGAAGAAAAGTGGTTTCCATTTTCTATCTGGATTATGTTATGTTAACGATCTTTTGATAATGAACTATGTGTTATTGTTTTATTGGTCTGTGTATCTGAAACGGACTAATCACAAACTATAAATAGATTGTTGTAAAAGATTGTAAAAAAAAGctgttaaaaagatattttcattTCTACTTTATGCAGGCTACGACTAGATTGAAATTTGTAGCTACCTTATGTACAGATGAATGAAATCTACTCACTTTACACAACAGCCCCTCTCTGCTTTTCCTATGTGCTGCTTTGGCCTAGCGTgtaaatctttttttttgttttataaaatgaGGTGGAATTAAGTTTCaagttcaaattttaaaattttattatgattataaatcCCATATGAATTATAGATATGATCATAACATAACCGTGGTTGTAAgacttttaataaaagttaagtaaaaacaaacaataattttattgtcAAACAGGGTTATTTTATAACATTGTTTTACCAAACTTTTATAAAtccttcaaaattttcaaaaagttaCTTAGAAAGTTAGGTATGATTCAGGCATTAGTTTATACATGAAAATTCTCGTAAAACAATGTGTGGGGTTGTATTATTGTACAtctatttcaatatatttaaatactcaAATTAAGCTCTGATTTAATCCATTGAAGGAATATTAATCCAATAAATACTTAGATGTgtatttatataattctttcattttaaaaccaaattacataaaataaaaactattctttttaatatcattttaccATTTGAGAGTCTtccttaattaaaaatattttgtttgaagtTTTTCTTGAGCAAAACgtgattattttattggtttgaagagagagaaaaaattattgTCTGGTTTACTTTTTGTTGCTGGTCTTTATTcgttatatagtttttatttttatatcaaattattgaTGTTAGTGTTGTATCGATAAGGTTTCCagtttgttttgtattatggtGTTATTAGGTGTAATATCAAGTATTGTAAGGTGTaagatttgaaattgaaattgatttcaTTCGTTCATGAAAGTGAGCTTAATTCTGTTTTAGTATTGTTGTGGTCTTGGTTGGCTTTTATCCCATACAATACAACCTTATTTTGTCCTCAAGTGAGAAAGATCCAACACATATTTATAACTTTGGaaatataaaaggaaatatCACCCAAGGaagatattattttagaaattatgcTCCCACCAAAGCAAAATATTTGAagcatttattattaaatataatttcaattgcTTAATGCTATATTTCATTGAATAATACAAGGGTTTGGTTAAGGgtgacaaattttttatatatgtagatATTGGTGAGAAAAGTTCATAACGAGTATTAAATGGATATATAAGgcattgatattttaataatctatcttgaatagtaaattttgattgagtatttaaaaaaaataagtaatcagtgaaagaaatattaacttttgaataattgtttaaaatatgtttttttttgtatttagaCTAAAATATTGAAgttgattttagaaaaattaatcttataaattttatacattttggAGTAACTcgtttaaatttgttttttaaaaacatagaatttatttacattaatattttattgtgtaattttatttgaattatattttaaaaatcaaattttcttaattaatttatattttaaaatattgtttttcaaaaaatttaattttaaaaaaatttacgaGTATCCATAAACATCtatagatatataaataatcaacaaataatttttcttttttacaaatattCTAATTGAATCTAACTTCAATTTCATGatcaaaataaattgaaattaaaaggaTTGACAAAATATGAAATTCCTTTACTTTTAGGATTATAAGTGACTAAACGAACTAATCTGGATTATTTTGATTCATCCCGTCATTGGTTTGTAAAAAATGAGTCGGGTTAGTCCATTAAATAAAAACGAGCTACTAACTTGTCCTgcataaaattttttattttcaaaatttgattatatatacatataaataaatattaaaaccatatttaatcatatacataattttttaaacatttaattgattaattaatatttataatttattgggAATCAAATTGATACCTTACTGTCATAAAGACAGTAATTCAATGTATTCTGTTTTGGGTTTTATTGTTGTTAGGTTTTCTAGTTAGTTGAAcagagctctataaatagagctctctCTCTCTGTTTATGTAACAATATACAATATCATCACTTTTCTTAGTTCCAACACTACACAACATAATATAACAAGAAAAGAGAACGTTTTTCTTACCTCTCGTGTTACCCTCTTCATCTTTGTCTTCTTCGCCGTCGTCCACTGTCGTCTCCTCCGCCGCAGATTTGCGTTGACGCCGCTGCTGCCCTCATCGCCTGGAGAAGCTCGCTGTGGCTCCGTTCTCTCTCCTCTCACACTCGTTCTCACATTGCTTGCATGGCCTTTTGTTTCCCTTACGCTTATCTGCTGTAAGTCATCATGGGTTGGGCCATAGACTTGCATGAACAGTACTGGGCCaattctaatatggtatcagagcaggtctaGTGCCTGCTCTGCTTCCGTTGCCTCTTATTCATTTCTTGGTATCTTCTTGGGTTCTTTTCATATGGATCAATCTTCCAACCCATCCAGTTCATACTACCTACACTCAGGTGAATCTTCCAACCCAACCAGCCCCTATTACTTACATCCAAGTGAGAACCCGGGCCTCACTCTCATTGCACAGATTCTGAACGAGAAAAATTACTCCTCATGGAGCAGAAGTATGAGAAGAGCCTTGCTCTccaagaataaaacaaaatttattgatgGGTCCATAAAGAAACCCCAGAAAACTGATGCACTGTTTGATGCATGGGAAAGATGTAATGTGATGATATTATCTTGGATAACAAAAACTCTCTCCCCACAGATTGCTGAAAGTGTCATCTACGTTGAAGAGGCCAAGGAACTGTGGGATGAGCTGAAAGAATGATTCTCCAAAGGAGATTATTTCAAGATTTCTGACCTACTGCAGGACATACACTCTATCAAGCAGGGAGAAAGAGGAGTGAGTCAATTCTTCACTGATCTGAAAATTCTATGGGAGGAGTTGGAATTTCTAAGACCCATTCCTACTTGCACATGTCAGATTCAGTGTAGTTGTGATCTCTCCAGAATTTCCTTAAGATATAGGGAAATGGAACATGTGATATGTTTCTTGAAAGGGTTAAATGATTCTTACAGTACTGTCAAGACACAAATTCTTTTGATGGATCCTCTACCTAATATCAATCGGGTCTTCTCTCTCATTATGCAACAAGAGAGACAAGAGAAAGATAGCTCTCCCGAGGTTAAGGTTCTGGCAAATGCTACTGATAAGAACAGTCAATGGAAGGGCCAGGGAAGGGGATCTGGATTTCGTGCCCAAGGGAGAGGAAGGGGCAGGAATCCCAACTATGGAAAGCAATGCTCCTTTTGCAACAAAATGAACCACACTGTTGATGAGTGCTACTCTAAGCACGGATATCCTCCTTGGTATAAGAAGGGTGACAAAAATCACGACAAGAAGACTGACTGGGGCACTACCAATGCCTGCCAAAACAGCACTGAAACAGAAGGGGTACAGAGTACACACCAAGCCAATAATGCCAACATTTTCAACTCTTTCACGGCTGAACAGATGCAAAAACTTCTCAGAATGATGGATAAGATTGATGAACCACCTCACGAAGTCAATCAAGTCTAGAGAAGTGACACTGAACATAAACAAGGTATTCTTTCATGGATAATAGATACTGGTGCCACAAATCATGTGACACATGATAGGACAAATTTTGtcactttttataaaattaaacctaTTTCTGTGAAACTGCCAAATAATACTGTTATAACTGCTGAACATGCTGGAACTGTGTACTTTTCCAaggattttatcattttcaatgTTCTATATATCCctgaattttgtttcaatttgatttctgtTCAAAGCCTCATTATAGACTTGGATTGCAGTCTAACCTTTTCCTCTAAGACTTGCCAGATAAAGGAGAATCATACTttgaagatgattggatgtGCTAATTCTTGGAAGGGCCTCTATTACCTACAAGCTTTTCCTAAATCTGATCAAAGATATACTGCTaagactatttttttcttttaagaatcTTAATGTAAACTTGTGGCACTATAGATTAGGCCATCCAGGAGACAAGGTTATGAGACATATATGTGAGAATTTTCCTATGTTAAGGTTGACACTGATACTGTTTGTGACACTTGCCACTATGCTAAACAACGAAAGTTATCTTTTCCTAAAAGTGTTTCTGCCACCACTGCATGCTTTGAAATTGTGCATTGTGAT from the Vigna angularis cultivar LongXiaoDou No.4 chromosome 3, ASM1680809v1, whole genome shotgun sequence genome contains:
- the LOC108326398 gene encoding triacylglycerol lipase SDP1, coding for MDHISNDARVDPFAIGPSSILGRTIAFRVLFCKSMLKLRHQILFVLLDIFYGFRRFWGPIVSWLHPRNPQGILAMMTILAFLLKRYAKVKVRAEMVYRRKFWRNMMRSALTYEEWAHAAKMLDRETPKMNESDLYDVELVSNKLEELRHRRQEGSLRDIIFCMRADLVRNLGNMCNPEVHKGRLQMPRLIKEYIDEVTTQLRMVCNSDSEELALEEKLSFMHETRHAFGRTALLLSGGASLGAFHVGVVKTLVEHKLMPRIIAGSSVGSIVCSIVATRSWPELQSFFEDSLQSLQFFDQLGGIFTVVKRVATYGAVHEIRQLQVMLRNLTSNLTFQEAYDMTGRILGITVCSPRKHEPPRCLNYLTSPHVVIWSAVTASCAFPGLFEAQELMAKDRSGEIVPYHPPFNLGPEKGSTPVRRWRDGSLEIDLPMMQLKELFNVNHFIVSQANPHIAPLLRLKEFIRAYGGNFAAKLAHLVEMEVKHRCNQVLELGFPLGGLAKLFAQDWEGDVTVVMPATLSQYLKIIQNPSYVDLQKATNQGRRGTWEKLSAIKANCGIELALDESVAILNHTRRLKRSAERAAAASHGLPTIVKFSGSRRIPSWNVLARENSTGSLEDLHADAASSLHQGVISPRGATGKNWKSHRSNHEASDSESESADLNSWTRSGGPLMRTTSSDMFIDFVQNLEVDTELNRSKVTLISPRDFQHHSSRHTTPDKCSESTEYDQKENGNRVVMNGSNILVTEGDLLQPGTIHNGIVFNVVKKEGLTPSSWNQDNNTCNSEVVECVQIDFPGKEMDASSSASENGDEESTMSRSLTEKLDYNSTGMDQSIADS